Genomic DNA from Candidatus Poribacteria bacterium:
ACTACCGTACCGCGTTCGAGGACGGTATGAACACCTTCCGGCACTGGTTCCTGTGGTCGGCGATCGAGATCGAGCCGGGAGTCTACGACTGGGACGACTACGACCGGCAGCTCGACCTCGCCGCCGAGAATGGCATCGCGACGGTCATCGCGGAGATGATCACCGCAGCGCCCGAATGGGCATTCCGCCGGTTCGCGCACGCTCGGTTCCGCACAAAGGATGGCGCACCTGTGCGAAGCCATTGGGGCGGCAGCAGCGCGACCGGTGGGTTCCCCGGACTCTGTCTCGACAACGACGATTGGCGCGATTATGCCGAAGGCTTTCTGCGCGCGCTTGCCGAGCGCTACCGCTCCCATCCTGGTTTGGGCGGGTACGACATCTGGAACGAGTGTTTCCACTCGACGTCAGTCTGCTACTGTGACGCGACGCTCGCGAAGTTTCGCGACTGGCTTCGGCGGAAATACGGCGATCTGCGCACGCTCGGAGCCGCGTGGTACCGGCACAGCTTCGCCGAGTGGAAAGACATCGACGCGCCGCGCAACTGGGCGGGCAACGCGGAGTGCATGGACTGGCAGCAATTCCGCATCGAGAACGCGTACGAGCAGATGCGTTGGCGCGCGGACGTGATTCGGGGCGTCGATCCCGACCACGCGATCACGGCGCATGGCGTCGCGCAGACGCTGTCGGACATGCCGAGCTGCTGCGACGAGTGGCGTGCCGCGTCAGAGGTCGAGAGCTGGGGGTTCACGTGGATCGCCGCGCGGAAGGGCGACGAGCCCTGGAAGCAGTGGCACGCCGTCGACCTGGTCCGCGCTGGAGCCCGAGGAAAGCCGTTCTGGCATGCCGAGGCGCAGGCAGGTCCCTTGTGGATGCAGCCCCAAGTGCTGAACCGAACGCGCGATAGCGGGCGGATCGCGACGCCTGAAGACATCCGGTTGTGGAACCTGCTGTCGTTCGCTGGAGGAACGCGCGGCTGGCTGTGTCCGCGATGGCGGCCGCTGCTCGACGGACCCCTGTTCGGCGCGTTCGGCATGTACGGGATGGACGGGTTGCGTACCGACAGGTCGGCGATGACCAGCCGCATCGCGAACTGGGCGAACTCGGACGAGACGGCGGCGCTCTGGCGATCTGTGCCAGTCCAGGGCGACATCGGCATCGTGGTCGTCCCCGAGTCGCAGTTGTTCGCGCAGGCGCAGCAGGGGGACACGGCGTACTACACGGAATCGGCGCGCGGAGCCTACCAGGGGTTCTTCGAAAACAACATCCAGGCGGACTGGGTACACATCGACCACATCCACGAGTACGACGCGCTCTACCTGCCGTACCCCGTCATGCTGCCACGAGAGGTCACCGACCGGCTCATCGACTGGGTCAAGCGAGGCGGATCGCTCATCTCGGAGGGATGCCCGGGCTACTTCGGCGATCGAGGTCGGGTCGGCACGCGACAGCCGAACCTCGGGCTCGACGCACTGTTCGGCGCTGTGGAGTCGTACGTCGAGTTCACCCCGGACATCCTGGGTGATCTGACGTTCCAGGTTGGAGATCTGCGCGTGCGCGGCGGCACGTTCCTGCAAGCCTTCGAGCCCACGTCGGGAACCATCGCCGGGCGGTACGCCGATGGGAAGATCGCCGTCGTGGACAACGTCTACGGCTCTGGCAGGACGCGGCTCATCGGAACCTTCCCCGGAGCCGGGATGTATCGCGCGCCGAACGACGATTCGAGGCGGTTCTACCGTGAGCTTCTGTCCTGGTGCGGCAGGGAGCCGCAGGTCACCGTATCGGACCAGCGTGTGACGGCGCGCATCCAAGACGGCGATGGCGGAACCTACCTGTGGGCCGTGAACCCGACATGCGAACGCGTCTCCGCTGACGTGCGGCTGAACGGCCGGTGGGCGGACCTGGGCCCGGCGGAGTCAATGTGGGGCGAGACGGCGTTCGGCGAGCCAGGCATCGTGAAGGTCAACGTCGGGGACCGGGACGCCTGCATTGCGCGGCTCGTTTGACGCTTGCGCGCGTCGCGCTCCCTGCTGACAATACGTGTCGATGACACGCCCGGAGTCGCAGCGACGTGGTACTACCAGGAGGAAACGACGGTGGCACAGAAGAAGCGCCCGGCATCGGTTGGCTACGATGACACGCCGATGCTCCCCGACTCGAAGTGGCGAGTTCACGACGGCAAGCGTCC
This window encodes:
- a CDS encoding beta-galactosidase, which codes for MPTQHLPRFPYGAVYFRKSYPPREDWERDYRTAFEDGMNTFRHWFLWSAIEIEPGVYDWDDYDRQLDLAAENGIATVIAEMITAAPEWAFRRFAHARFRTKDGAPVRSHWGGSSATGGFPGLCLDNDDWRDYAEGFLRALAERYRSHPGLGGYDIWNECFHSTSVCYCDATLAKFRDWLRRKYGDLRTLGAAWYRHSFAEWKDIDAPRNWAGNAECMDWQQFRIENAYEQMRWRADVIRGVDPDHAITAHGVAQTLSDMPSCCDEWRAASEVESWGFTWIAARKGDEPWKQWHAVDLVRAGARGKPFWHAEAQAGPLWMQPQVLNRTRDSGRIATPEDIRLWNLLSFAGGTRGWLCPRWRPLLDGPLFGAFGMYGMDGLRTDRSAMTSRIANWANSDETAALWRSVPVQGDIGIVVVPESQLFAQAQQGDTAYYTESARGAYQGFFENNIQADWVHIDHIHEYDALYLPYPVMLPREVTDRLIDWVKRGGSLISEGCPGYFGDRGRVGTRQPNLGLDALFGAVESYVEFTPDILGDLTFQVGDLRVRGGTFLQAFEPTSGTIAGRYADGKIAVVDNVYGSGRTRLIGTFPGAGMYRAPNDDSRRFYRELLSWCGREPQVTVSDQRVTARIQDGDGGTYLWAVNPTCERVSADVRLNGRWADLGPAESMWGETAFGEPGIVKVNVGDRDACIARLV